One genomic window of Methanobrevibacter sp. includes the following:
- a CDS encoding serine hydroxymethyltransferase: protein MTNYHDEILNFEKIAKEHTEYMRNSVNLIASENVTSVEVTEALATDFAHRYAEGQAFERFYEGCQYVDLIEDKTKKLSCKVYDCDYANVQPVSGVTANLAAFFGFAKPGEKVMALEVPSGGHISHADVSAAGIRGLKTVFHPLDKDIMNIDIDAMNKKILEEKPEIVLFGGSLFLFPHPVKEAREAADEVGAKIMYDGAHVLGLIAGGQFQQPLKEGADLMMGSTHKTFPGPQGGIILSHEENAEIIDNAVFPGVVSNHHLHHLLGLGIATAEMLKFGEAYAKQIIKNAQALGQAMYERGFDVLCEEQGFTQSHQIAVNLTNIRSASDIAHDLADNNVILNKNLLPGDNRDNSDDPSGIRIGTQEITRRGLKEKEMDEVAEFIKRVAVDKENIADEVAEFMNQYTKLDYAFSDREAYQYHRLL from the coding sequence ATGACTAATTATCATGACGAAATTTTAAATTTTGAAAAAATTGCAAAAGAACATACTGAATATATGAGAAACAGTGTTAACCTCATTGCTTCTGAAAACGTTACCAGTGTAGAAGTAACTGAAGCATTAGCTACTGATTTTGCTCACAGATACGCAGAAGGACAAGCTTTCGAAAGATTCTACGAAGGATGCCAATACGTAGATTTAATCGAAGACAAAACCAAAAAACTTTCATGTAAAGTATATGACTGTGACTATGCTAATGTTCAACCAGTATCTGGTGTAACTGCAAACTTAGCAGCATTCTTTGGATTTGCTAAACCTGGTGAAAAAGTAATGGCATTGGAAGTACCTTCTGGAGGCCACATTTCTCACGCAGATGTAAGTGCAGCAGGTATCCGTGGATTAAAAACAGTATTCCACCCATTAGACAAAGATATCATGAACATTGACATCGATGCAATGAACAAAAAAATCCTCGAAGAAAAACCAGAAATCGTCTTATTCGGAGGAAGTTTATTCTTATTCCCTCACCCAGTTAAAGAAGCACGTGAAGCAGCCGATGAAGTTGGTGCAAAAATCATGTACGATGGAGCTCACGTATTAGGTTTAATTGCTGGAGGACAATTCCAACAACCTCTTAAAGAAGGAGCAGACTTAATGATGGGAAGTACCCATAAAACATTCCCTGGTCCACAAGGAGGAATTATTCTCTCACACGAAGAAAATGCAGAAATCATTGACAATGCTGTATTCCCTGGTGTAGTAAGTAACCACCACTTACACCACTTACTCGGTTTAGGTATTGCAACTGCTGAAATGTTAAAATTCGGTGAAGCTTACGCAAAACAAATCATCAAAAACGCTCAAGCATTAGGTCAAGCAATGTATGAAAGAGGATTCGATGTATTATGTGAAGAACAAGGATTTACTCAATCCCACCAAATTGCAGTAAACTTAACTAACATCAGATCAGCATCAGATATCGCACATGATTTAGCTGACAACAATGTTATCTTAAACAAAAACCTCTTACCTGGAGATAACAGAGATAACTCTGATGACCCATCCGGTATCAGAATAGGTACTCAAGAAATTACCAGAAGAGGATTAAAAGAAAAAGAAATGGATGAAGTTGCAGAATTCATCAAACGTGTTGCAGTTGATAAAGAAAACATTGCTGATGAAGTAGCTGAATTCATGAATCAATACACTAAACTTGATTATGCATTCTCTGACAGAGAAGCTTACCAATATCACAGATTATTATAG
- the metK gene encoding methionine adenosyltransferase — MNEIFRTFTSESVTQGHPDKVADIISDAILDAYMAQDKNSHVACETCVTTDFCMVFGEITSAGHLSDAEIKQIIRDTINEIGYDNPDLKFDGHNCEIENRLHEQSADINQGVDRGDEETGAGDQGMMFGFATNETESLMPFPIDLARKLTNELTRLRESGEIPYLRPDGKAQVSVNYDKDGNVVSLDAVVLSTQHDESMSENQEQLKEDIREKLFKKVIPQELMTENTKEHINPTGKFEIGGPHGDAGLTGRKIIVDTYGGYARHGGGAFSGKDCTKVDRSACYMARYIAKNIVASGLAEKCEIQLSYAIGVAEPTSVMVDTFGTAADIGDLTFEEIVRENFKLTPDGIIETLRLRDTIYKPTAKYGHFGVEEGRPWEETDKVDDLRKYIKN; from the coding sequence ATGAATGAAATATTTAGAACATTTACATCAGAATCAGTAACTCAGGGACACCCTGATAAAGTTGCAGACATTATTTCTGATGCTATATTGGATGCATATATGGCTCAGGATAAAAATTCACATGTTGCATGTGAAACTTGTGTAACTACTGATTTTTGTATGGTATTTGGGGAAATAACATCTGCAGGTCATTTATCAGATGCTGAAATTAAACAAATCATAAGAGATACCATTAATGAGATTGGTTACGATAATCCTGATTTAAAATTTGATGGTCATAATTGTGAGATTGAAAACAGACTTCATGAACAATCTGCAGATATCAATCAAGGAGTAGACCGTGGGGATGAAGAAACTGGTGCAGGTGACCAAGGTATGATGTTTGGTTTTGCAACCAATGAAACAGAATCATTAATGCCGTTCCCAATTGATCTTGCTCGTAAATTAACCAATGAATTGACCAGACTTAGAGAGAGTGGCGAAATTCCTTATTTAAGGCCTGACGGTAAAGCTCAAGTATCAGTAAATTATGATAAAGACGGAAATGTAGTTTCACTTGATGCTGTGGTATTGTCAACCCAACACGATGAATCAATGTCTGAAAACCAAGAACAATTAAAAGAAGATATTCGTGAAAAACTCTTTAAGAAAGTTATTCCTCAAGAATTGATGACCGAAAATACTAAAGAACACATCAATCCAACCGGAAAATTCGAAATTGGCGGTCCTCACGGAGATGCGGGATTAACCGGTCGTAAAATCATTGTTGACACTTATGGAGGATATGCTCGCCATGGTGGAGGAGCATTTTCAGGTAAGGACTGCACTAAAGTAGATAGAAGTGCATGTTACATGGCAAGATATATTGCTAAAAATATTGTAGCAAGTGGACTTGCGGAAAAATGTGAAATCCAATTATCATATGCAATTGGAGTTGCAGAACCAACTTCAGTAATGGTAGATACATTTGGAACTGCAGCAGATATTGGTGATCTTACCTTTGAAGAAATCGTACGTGAAAATTTCAAGTTAACTCCTGACGGAATCATTGAAACCTTACGTTTAAGAGACACTATTTATAAACCAACTGCTAAATACGGTCATTTTGGTGTTGAAGAAGGTCGTCCTTGGGAAGAAACTGATAAGGTCGATGACTTGAGAAAATATATTAAAAACTAG
- a CDS encoding dihydromethanopterin reductase (acceptor), whose translation MRIGFAFTGAGHLLRESVQVAEKLAKDHEVTIFLSGAAEEVLKMYGLYERVERLTGGKYRELATDSNQKFSYPITGRLSLGKYDLLIVSPATANTVSKIVYGIADTLVTNAVAQSGKGAVPVYMVPVDIHPGPIDTVLPSKMELSKCQSCDDCVAALACEQGAIIPHEEIDLTKCIGCGLCRNTCPYDAISEGKIITIYMRDIDIENTRKLESIDNIQIFENPEEILDKI comes from the coding sequence ATGAGAATAGGATTTGCTTTTACTGGAGCTGGTCATTTACTTAGAGAATCAGTACAAGTAGCTGAAAAACTTGCAAAAGATCATGAAGTTACCATATTTTTATCTGGAGCTGCAGAAGAAGTTCTTAAGATGTATGGACTTTATGAAAGAGTTGAACGCTTAACCGGTGGAAAATACCGTGAACTTGCAACTGATTCCAATCAAAAATTTTCATATCCAATTACTGGTCGTCTTTCCCTTGGAAAGTATGACTTATTAATTGTTTCACCAGCTACAGCAAATACAGTTTCAAAAATCGTTTATGGAATAGCAGATACTTTAGTAACTAATGCAGTTGCTCAATCAGGTAAAGGTGCTGTTCCGGTGTATATGGTTCCTGTAGATATTCATCCCGGCCCAATTGACACAGTTCTTCCATCCAAAATGGAATTGTCCAAATGTCAAAGCTGTGATGATTGTGTTGCTGCCCTTGCTTGTGAACAGGGCGCTATTATTCCACATGAGGAAATTGATTTAACAAAATGTATTGGTTGTGGTTTGTGTAGAAACACATGTCCGTATGATGCAATTTCTGAAGGCAAAATCATAACAATCTATATGAGAGATATTGATATCGAAAATACTCGTAAATTAGAAAGTATTGATAATATTCAAATATTTGAAAATCCGGAAGAGATCTTAGATAAAATCTAA
- a CDS encoding DsbA family protein, translating to MIIQYLSDFNCPYSYIGLNRVQTACDELNLDVEWEMKSFELEPKLTDSPINAIERYAIRNGLSIKDAEREINEIEQIARNEGLNMNYRNMQLASSKDAHRLVKYAERNYPNSTHKLILKIFESNFIKNENISDHRVLIKIAASCEMDEEEISEFLKRDSLRIEVDLDIDEAISSGINTTPYYFINYNDERLIVPGVFEKESFKIAFEDLISGEMKNKTFL from the coding sequence ATGATAATACAATATTTAAGCGATTTTAACTGTCCCTATTCTTACATTGGATTGAATCGTGTGCAAACTGCATGTGATGAACTTAATTTAGATGTTGAATGGGAAATGAAATCTTTCGAACTCGAACCAAAATTAACTGACAGCCCAATAAATGCAATCGAGAGATATGCAATTAGAAATGGACTATCAATCAAAGATGCAGAAAGAGAAATCAATGAAATAGAGCAAATCGCCCGTAATGAAGGATTGAATATGAATTACAGGAATATGCAACTTGCAAGTTCGAAAGATGCTCACAGGCTTGTCAAATATGCAGAACGTAATTATCCTAATTCAACTCACAAGCTTATTTTAAAAATATTTGAATCTAATTTTATTAAAAATGAAAATATTTCAGACCACAGAGTTTTGATAAAAATTGCAGCATCCTGCGAAATGGATGAAGAAGAAATATCTGAATTTCTCAAAAGAGATTCCTTGAGAATTGAAGTGGATCTTGACATAGATGAAGCCATTTCAAGTGGAATAAACACAACACCCTATTATTTCATTAATTACAATGATGAAAGATTAATTGTTCCAGGAGTTTTCGAAAAAGAATCTTTTAAAATTGCATTTGAAGACTTAATTAGTGGTGAAATGAAAAATAAAACATTTCTTTAA
- a CDS encoding DUF192 domain-containing protein, producing MKYKNIKIILANTFYKRFKGLMLKKDFKDGLLFTNLTDSSIHTLFMRFEIDIYFLDENRTIFEKTSLKPWKFYKPKKQAKFILETKKDKLKLEIGDNLDFI from the coding sequence ATGAAATATAAAAATATAAAAATAATACTTGCAAACACTTTTTACAAACGCTTTAAAGGATTGATGTTAAAAAAAGATTTCAAAGATGGACTGCTTTTTACAAATCTTACGGATTCTAGCATCCACACTCTTTTTATGAGATTTGAAATTGACATATATTTTTTAGATGAAAACAGAACTATTTTTGAAAAAACAAGTTTAAAACCTTGGAAATTCTATAAACCTAAAAAACAAGCAAAATTTATTTTAGAAACAAAAAAAGATAAGTTAAAATTAGAAATAGGAGATAACTTAGATTTTATCTAA